One stretch of Candidatus Dependentiae bacterium DNA includes these proteins:
- a CDS encoding M23 family metallopeptidase, translated as MLNKIKYFFFALPIFALVAWIGNSTVNYFTHNTPPEISFVGLVHQGSYAEKLSCAIKSTGTYKVKTLSAWLDGKEYDLGEAKFIRRKLFESPLSIDLGNLENGPHTFEVEATDSSYNQNQAHEKVTFYVDNLPLKAEYLEPRYTVEQGKTLHLKMQLNKPIAQGRISFLSKDYFFYPESEGSTLYECFIPIDCEEKSLEVTPQTEIADAVGNSLKLTCAIQVKPFAFKKQRGFTVSEEKLEQEKEVSMNTKILRDAINKWVQDSPKKKLWNGPFEYPIEVQRVTTPFGEVRTTPQRGRYHHKGLDLVNQPRSVVWAAQHGKIVIKDRFLMTGNTIVIDHGLGIFTLYAHLEDFGDVNVGDTVQKGNPIGRLGMTGYASGYHLHWEMLVQGVQVDPVEWTSNIH; from the coding sequence ATGCTTAACAAAATCAAATATTTTTTCTTCGCACTCCCAATTTTTGCTCTTGTTGCCTGGATTGGCAATTCAACGGTAAATTATTTTACGCATAATACTCCCCCAGAAATATCTTTTGTTGGCCTTGTTCATCAAGGTTCATATGCAGAAAAACTTTCCTGCGCAATAAAATCAACCGGAACGTACAAAGTGAAAACGCTCTCCGCTTGGCTTGATGGCAAAGAGTATGATCTTGGTGAAGCAAAATTTATTCGCAGAAAACTCTTTGAGTCTCCACTTTCAATCGACCTGGGAAATCTTGAAAATGGCCCTCATACTTTTGAAGTAGAAGCAACTGATTCAAGTTACAACCAAAATCAAGCACATGAAAAAGTAACGTTCTATGTTGATAATTTGCCCCTCAAAGCTGAATACCTTGAACCACGTTACACCGTAGAACAAGGCAAAACATTGCATTTAAAAATGCAATTGAATAAGCCAATAGCCCAAGGACGCATTTCATTCTTATCCAAAGACTATTTTTTCTATCCAGAATCTGAAGGCTCAACACTGTATGAATGTTTTATTCCCATCGACTGCGAAGAAAAATCACTTGAAGTAACACCTCAAACTGAAATTGCTGATGCTGTCGGTAATTCGCTTAAGCTTACCTGCGCTATCCAAGTAAAACCTTTTGCATTTAAAAAACAACGTGGATTCACCGTATCAGAAGAAAAGCTTGAGCAGGAAAAAGAGGTAAGCATGAATACCAAGATCTTGCGCGATGCAATTAATAAATGGGTTCAGGATTCACCAAAGAAAAAGCTCTGGAATGGCCCGTTTGAATACCCAATCGAAGTTCAACGCGTTACTACACCGTTTGGCGAAGTCAGAACAACCCCACAGCGTGGCCGCTATCATCACAAAGGGCTTGACCTAGTCAACCAACCCCGCTCTGTTGTATGGGCTGCACAGCATGGCAAAATAGTCATCAAAGACCGTTTCTTGATGACCGGCAACACAATTGTTATTGACCATGGCCTTGGTATTTTTACACTCTACGCGCATCTTGAAGATTTTGGAGATGTTAACGTAGGAGACACTGTTCAAAAAGGAAACCCAATTGGTCGCCTTGGCATGACCGGCTATGCATCGGGTTATCATTTACATTGGGAAATGCTCGTACAAGGTGTACAAGTTGATCCTGTTGAATGGACTTCAAATATCCACTAA
- the uvrC gene encoding excinuclease ABC subunit C: MSTQNLESTIKALPSTPGVYQFKDEQGQIVYIGKAKNLRKRVMNYLQRQGYELKADLILEASVQLEFIGTKTELEAMLLEARLIQSHQPKFNVLLKSGQPFLYILITSSKTPELKLVRTQQLKGSYFGPFLEKGPARKVCDFLLKTFRLKLCKKKIENGCLDYHMGLCSGSCRYDFDQGAYAQRMELARTALKQGHAKFLTYLQEQIEASNREQTFERSRELYGYYKAFASVFDALDAKGTSSRKLDRKDIWILTSDRRTLYLFDEINGAFKKREVFYFPFIDDIDYGQEQAYSQLTLEHMTSFYRTHVPSATIFVNFDMNEHERELLEKFVHEWHQLSYDVFVTQPGEGHGAALLRLGRLHAQQDEEKRQSLGRQLRVLLKLPFEPKAIDCFDISHKQGMFMVGSCIRFKNGEPDKAFFRKFHIKTVHQIDDYASLREIVARRYADATELPDLIVIDGGKGQLNAVQDLFPHAEFACLAKREETIFSNRIPEGRKLDLKSFVGQMLIALRDYAHHFAISFHRSLEKL; encoded by the coding sequence ATGAGTACCCAAAACCTTGAATCTACAATAAAAGCATTGCCAAGTACGCCTGGTGTTTATCAGTTCAAAGATGAACAAGGGCAGATTGTCTATATTGGCAAAGCAAAAAATTTGCGAAAACGTGTCATGAATTATTTGCAACGACAAGGGTACGAACTTAAAGCAGATTTGATTTTAGAAGCAAGTGTCCAGCTTGAATTTATTGGAACAAAAACTGAGCTTGAAGCTATGCTGCTTGAAGCTCGTCTCATACAATCACACCAACCAAAATTTAATGTCTTACTCAAGTCTGGTCAGCCATTTTTATACATTCTCATTACGTCGAGCAAAACTCCTGAATTAAAATTAGTGCGTACCCAGCAGCTTAAGGGGAGCTACTTCGGTCCCTTTCTTGAAAAAGGACCAGCGCGTAAAGTGTGTGACTTTTTGCTTAAAACATTCAGACTCAAGCTTTGTAAAAAAAAGATTGAAAACGGTTGCCTAGATTATCACATGGGGCTTTGTTCCGGTTCATGCCGTTACGACTTTGACCAAGGGGCTTATGCTCAGCGTATGGAGCTCGCCCGTACCGCGCTTAAGCAAGGGCATGCTAAATTCTTAACCTATTTACAAGAACAAATTGAAGCTTCTAATCGCGAACAAACATTTGAAAGATCTCGTGAGCTTTATGGTTATTATAAAGCCTTTGCAAGCGTTTTTGATGCACTCGATGCAAAGGGAACGAGTAGCAGGAAGCTTGATCGAAAAGATATTTGGATTTTGACCAGCGATCGTCGTACGCTTTATTTATTTGATGAAATTAATGGTGCTTTTAAAAAACGAGAAGTTTTTTATTTTCCCTTTATCGATGATATAGATTATGGGCAAGAGCAGGCTTATTCACAGCTAACGCTTGAGCATATGACCAGCTTTTATCGAACTCATGTTCCATCAGCGACTATTTTTGTAAATTTTGATATGAATGAGCATGAGCGCGAATTGCTTGAAAAATTTGTTCATGAGTGGCATCAGCTAAGCTACGATGTTTTTGTTACTCAGCCAGGTGAAGGGCACGGTGCCGCGTTGTTGCGCTTGGGTAGGCTTCATGCTCAGCAGGATGAAGAAAAACGACAATCTTTGGGCAGGCAACTGCGCGTGTTACTCAAGTTACCCTTTGAACCAAAAGCAATTGATTGCTTTGATATTTCTCACAAGCAAGGGATGTTTATGGTTGGTTCCTGTATTCGTTTTAAAAATGGTGAGCCGGACAAAGCATTTTTCAGAAAATTTCATATCAAAACAGTGCATCAAATTGATGACTATGCCAGCTTGCGTGAAATCGTTGCCCGGCGTTATGCCGATGCAACTGAGCTTCCTGACTTAATTGTGATTGATGGAGGCAAGGGGCAGCTCAATGCGGTACAAGATCTTTTTCCACACGCTGAGTTTGCGTGTCTAGCCAAGCGCGAAGAGACCATTTTTTCCAATCGAATTCCAGAGGGGCGAAAGCTTGATCTGAAAAGCTTTGTTGGGCAGATGCTGATTGCGTTGCGTGATTACGCGCATCATTTTGCAATTAGCTTTCATCGCAGTCTTGAAAAATTATGA